From Gimesia panareensis, the proteins below share one genomic window:
- a CDS encoding DUF1570 domain-containing protein: MVWRDSRTDSFQQQVAGRVTTWLVLLCSGLLLAAPLPAQSPSRAQAKSEPALPLYEFTFLDAQQQEQTLQAAQIVEARDGGVVMLSRDGRLLTATPEQLKQKRKLDEPFTPLGKAELTAALQREYGADFEVTQTKHFTICSQAGKRYSQWCGYLFERLYKVLHNHWDSKELPLHEPEVPLIAVIFKDRAAFEAYASQILGEGAAATHGFYSIQSNRMVLYDLTAAPGERPAYNDADILRKLRKSPFNIATVIHECTHQIAFNVGLHTRFADNPLWLTEGMATYFETPDLRSKTGWRTVGRPNPWRLRQFVDYARSRRKADSLQTLISSDARFQDAETVLDTYAEAWAFSYFLIKTHRKQYEEYLSLIAARKPLIWATPEERLQAFQSVFGEDLARLDQEFLKYMRQISR, from the coding sequence ATGGTCTGGAGAGATTCAAGAACCGATTCCTTTCAGCAACAGGTTGCCGGCAGAGTCACGACATGGCTGGTGCTGCTTTGCAGCGGTCTGCTGCTGGCCGCCCCGCTGCCCGCACAATCTCCCTCGCGCGCACAGGCGAAGTCAGAGCCCGCGCTGCCGCTGTATGAATTCACCTTTCTGGACGCACAGCAGCAGGAACAGACACTGCAGGCAGCGCAGATCGTGGAGGCCCGTGACGGCGGCGTGGTGATGCTGAGCCGCGACGGACGATTGCTGACTGCCACCCCGGAACAGTTGAAGCAGAAGCGAAAATTGGACGAACCGTTCACTCCGCTGGGGAAAGCGGAGCTGACGGCGGCGTTGCAGCGTGAATATGGCGCGGACTTCGAAGTGACGCAGACGAAGCACTTCACGATCTGCAGCCAGGCGGGGAAACGTTATTCCCAGTGGTGCGGCTATCTGTTTGAGCGGCTGTATAAGGTGCTGCACAATCACTGGGACAGCAAAGAACTGCCTCTGCATGAACCGGAGGTCCCCCTGATCGCGGTGATTTTTAAAGACCGCGCCGCGTTCGAAGCGTATGCCAGTCAGATCCTGGGAGAAGGCGCTGCCGCCACGCACGGTTTTTATTCGATCCAGTCCAACCGGATGGTGCTCTACGACTTGACCGCAGCGCCGGGTGAGCGGCCCGCGTATAACGATGCCGACATCCTGAGGAAATTACGCAAATCGCCCTTTAACATTGCGACGGTGATTCATGAATGCACGCATCAGATCGCCTTCAATGTCGGCCTGCATACCCGCTTCGCCGACAATCCGCTCTGGCTGACCGAAGGGATGGCGACGTATTTTGAGACACCCGATCTGCGGAGCAAGACCGGCTGGCGAACGGTGGGCCGGCCCAATCCCTGGCGGCTCAGGCAGTTCGTGGATTATGCGCGTTCCCGCAGAAAAGCCGATTCGCTGCAGACACTGATCTCCTCCGATGCGCGGTTTCAGGATGCGGAGACAGTGCTGGATACCTACGCCGAAGCCTGGGCCTTTTCCTACTTCCTGATCAAGACCCACCGCAAGCAGTATGAGGAATACCTGAGTCTGATCGCCGCCCGCAAGCCGCTGATCTGGGCGACTCCTGAAGAACGGCTGCAGGCATTTCAGTCGGTGTTCGGCGAAGATCTGGCCCGCCTCGATCAGGAATTCCTGAAATACATGCGACAAATCAGTCGCTGA
- a CDS encoding PPC domain-containing protein produces MRCLAFSLLTLSLFVSALPHLQAADEKKDAPSKIGFRQLVAFKPAAVQQGDKRQIQLHTSYTLDGTHSVFFDQPGIKMTFTEPKPKAAPRRGRGSVGTPFSFDIEVPQDQPTRVYECRVATDQAVSSVSHLLVTPYPVIEEVEKKDNNTYDTAQEVTVPSTVCGIVEKSEDLDCYKFKGKKGQEVTIQVYAQRVTEAIHTMQTSGVYLMDSILTLYGPQKQIVAQNDNYIKSDSLITFKLPADGEYVFEIRDARYVGTGKYAYCIEVSDTPFVNYTMPMAVQKGKTADVNLHGFALKGHEKATFSAADTKETGWAQRTFTTPAGKTNAVWTLISDNPQVAAPNTNTSMEKAFPLTLPVGVSGQLTEAEQTHYYSFKAKKDQYYSFDLMANRIDLPLDCVMEVLDGKAKPQRIYVNGGANTEADDGLSTKDANFYFKAPADGEYYVTVRDLHDRGGERFAYHLSAELSGPEFEVHGEYYYAQIAPGTNMMWFARVKRLNEFDGPIELNIEGLPEGVSLEPVTLPPGVNDCGLILKASKDAPINASLVKISGKAKVPGPDGKEQEIVRYGRITCEIQSGGGGQARWPINTSIVGVTKPLDLLEVKATPSEITLKPGESAEIKVTIKRSEAYKDPVVLATAFEYFNSKFGQQLPPGVTLSKKSKTRLAGKTLEGTLIIEASDKAKPIKRFPFAAMARVGITFSITTNYASNVIYLTITDPDGKDKLAKK; encoded by the coding sequence ATGCGCTGTCTCGCTTTTTCGTTGTTGACTCTCAGTCTGTTCGTCTCCGCCCTGCCCCACTTGCAGGCAGCCGATGAAAAGAAAGACGCCCCCTCCAAAATCGGTTTCCGCCAGTTGGTTGCTTTCAAACCGGCGGCGGTTCAACAGGGGGACAAACGCCAGATTCAGCTGCATACCAGCTATACCCTGGATGGAACGCATTCTGTCTTTTTCGACCAGCCCGGCATCAAGATGACTTTCACCGAGCCGAAACCCAAAGCAGCGCCGCGTCGGGGGCGGGGATCTGTCGGAACGCCGTTTTCATTCGATATCGAAGTGCCCCAGGATCAGCCCACGCGGGTCTATGAGTGCCGCGTGGCGACCGATCAGGCCGTCTCCAGCGTTTCGCATCTGCTGGTGACTCCCTATCCGGTGATTGAAGAAGTCGAAAAGAAAGATAACAACACTTACGACACGGCCCAGGAAGTGACTGTGCCTTCCACCGTGTGTGGTATCGTGGAAAAATCAGAGGATCTGGACTGCTATAAATTCAAAGGGAAGAAGGGTCAGGAAGTCACGATTCAGGTCTATGCCCAGCGCGTAACCGAAGCGATTCACACGATGCAGACTTCGGGCGTGTATCTGATGGATTCGATTCTGACCCTGTATGGTCCTCAGAAGCAGATTGTCGCCCAGAACGACAACTACATTAAATCGGATTCGCTGATTACCTTTAAACTTCCCGCCGATGGGGAATACGTTTTTGAAATCCGTGATGCCCGCTATGTGGGAACGGGAAAATACGCGTATTGCATCGAAGTCAGCGACACCCCGTTTGTGAATTACACGATGCCGATGGCCGTTCAGAAAGGGAAGACGGCAGACGTCAACCTGCACGGCTTCGCTTTGAAAGGTCACGAAAAAGCCACGTTCTCTGCTGCGGATACCAAAGAGACCGGCTGGGCACAACGGACTTTCACGACTCCCGCAGGAAAAACCAACGCCGTCTGGACGCTGATCAGCGACAATCCTCAGGTGGCTGCTCCCAATACCAACACGAGCATGGAGAAAGCGTTTCCCTTAACACTGCCGGTCGGTGTGAGCGGTCAGCTGACGGAAGCCGAACAGACGCACTATTACTCGTTCAAAGCGAAGAAGGATCAGTACTACTCCTTCGATCTGATGGCCAACCGCATCGATCTGCCGCTGGACTGTGTCATGGAAGTGCTCGACGGCAAAGCCAAACCGCAGCGGATCTATGTCAACGGGGGTGCGAATACCGAAGCCGACGATGGTCTGTCGACCAAAGATGCGAATTTCTACTTCAAGGCGCCCGCGGATGGGGAATACTATGTGACCGTTCGCGACCTGCACGACCGGGGTGGAGAGCGTTTTGCCTATCACCTGTCGGCTGAACTGAGTGGTCCTGAGTTCGAAGTACATGGAGAATATTATTACGCCCAGATCGCTCCGGGCACCAACATGATGTGGTTTGCCCGCGTGAAACGGCTGAATGAATTTGACGGTCCCATTGAATTGAATATCGAAGGGCTGCCGGAAGGGGTCAGCCTTGAACCGGTCACGCTGCCCCCCGGCGTGAATGACTGTGGACTGATTCTGAAAGCTTCCAAGGACGCTCCGATCAACGCGTCACTGGTGAAAATTTCCGGCAAAGCCAAAGTTCCCGGTCCGGATGGGAAAGAACAGGAAATTGTCCGTTACGGACGCATCACCTGTGAGATTCAATCGGGCGGTGGAGGACAGGCCCGCTGGCCGATCAACACGTCGATCGTCGGAGTCACCAAGCCGCTCGACCTGCTGGAAGTCAAAGCGACACCCAGTGAGATCACGCTGAAGCCGGGCGAATCGGCCGAGATCAAAGTCACGATCAAACGCAGCGAAGCCTACAAGGACCCTGTGGTCCTGGCGACCGCGTTCGAGTATTTCAATTCCAAGTTCGGTCAGCAGTTGCCTCCGGGAGTGACCCTCTCGAAGAAGAGCAAAACCCGCCTGGCTGGAAAGACGCTGGAAGGAACGCTGATCATTGAAGCCTCTGATAAAGCGAAACCCATCAAGCGATTTCCTTTTGCCGCGATGGCCCGCGTGGGGATTACGTTCTCCATCACGACCAACTACGCATCCAATGTGATTTATCTGACCATCACGGATCCGGACGGAAAAGACAAGCTGGCGAAAAAATAG
- a CDS encoding DUF1501 domain-containing protein has translation MLKLFPQKVSNCETGSRRQFLLEVGALSALGITLDSVLRGQAHASQGESGALADPANDTNCILIWTRGGTSHHDTFDPKPNASADVRGDFSAISTALPGFQFTDQVPLFAKHAKEFTIMRNLNPKNGSHSTADAFMLSGHKFNPSVTYPCYGAVIAKTKGFKTNIPPHIQIGTNVDRRFNGGLGGYLGMQYNPFEIPGDPNAKNFSVRDISPPSGISIDRLKRRQQALAAIDTLQRQADENQNAFEASDAHYQNAFSMITSADTQKAFDLSQESDKTRDEYGRHNLGQSCLLARRLIEAGSRFVTVSSGGWDTHTNNFKGLQRLLPPFDQGVTSLVLDLKQRGMLDNTLVVWLTDFGRTPVINSAAGRDHWSTASTMMMTGAGTPAGQVVGATDDTGSRPVGKEYYPQDVAASIYTKLGVQLDHYFISPEDGRPLIINEGQPIPELMG, from the coding sequence ATGCTGAAGCTTTTCCCACAGAAGGTTTCTAATTGTGAAACCGGAAGCCGTCGTCAATTTCTATTGGAAGTTGGTGCGCTGAGTGCTTTGGGAATCACGCTGGATTCCGTCCTGCGTGGTCAGGCGCATGCTTCCCAGGGTGAGTCTGGTGCACTGGCAGATCCTGCTAACGATACCAACTGCATTCTGATCTGGACCCGTGGCGGTACCAGTCATCATGATACGTTCGATCCCAAGCCGAACGCTTCTGCCGATGTGCGCGGCGATTTTTCTGCCATCAGCACCGCACTGCCCGGCTTTCAGTTTACCGACCAGGTCCCCCTGTTCGCGAAACACGCGAAAGAATTCACCATCATGCGGAATCTGAACCCGAAGAACGGTTCACACTCAACCGCAGATGCGTTCATGTTGTCGGGGCACAAGTTTAACCCTTCGGTGACTTACCCGTGTTATGGTGCGGTGATTGCAAAGACCAAAGGTTTCAAAACCAACATTCCGCCTCACATTCAAATCGGAACGAACGTGGACCGTCGTTTTAACGGTGGTCTGGGTGGTTATCTGGGGATGCAGTACAATCCCTTTGAAATTCCCGGTGATCCGAACGCCAAGAACTTTTCCGTACGGGATATTTCACCCCCCTCGGGAATTTCCATTGATCGTCTGAAACGACGCCAGCAGGCTCTGGCTGCCATCGATACGCTGCAGCGTCAGGCTGATGAGAACCAGAATGCGTTTGAAGCTTCTGATGCCCATTATCAGAACGCGTTCAGCATGATCACCTCGGCCGATACACAGAAGGCGTTCGACCTCAGCCAGGAATCGGATAAGACCCGCGACGAATACGGTCGGCATAACCTGGGACAAAGCTGCCTGCTGGCCCGCCGTCTGATTGAAGCCGGCTCCCGTTTTGTGACGGTCAGCAGCGGTGGCTGGGATACCCATACCAATAACTTCAAAGGTCTGCAGCGATTGCTGCCTCCGTTTGACCAGGGAGTCACCTCGCTGGTACTCGACCTGAAGCAGCGGGGCATGCTGGACAATACCCTGGTTGTCTGGCTGACCGACTTTGGCCGGACCCCGGTGATCAACTCAGCCGCCGGTCGTGACCACTGGTCGACTGCCTCCACCATGATGATGACAGGCGCGGGGACTCCCGCCGGTCAGGTGGTGGGAGCTACCGACGATACTGGTTCCCGTCCGGTTGGTAAGGAATACTATCCGCAGGATGTGGCTGCGTCGATTTACACAAAACTGGGTGTTCAACTCGATCATTACTTTATCTCTCCCGAAGATGGGCGTCCGCTGATTATCAATGAAGGACAACCCATTCCGGAACTGATGGGGTAA